One region of Acaryochloris thomasi RCC1774 genomic DNA includes:
- a CDS encoding glycosyltransferase, with protein sequence MAKKIKSILYVSLGNLPSKLASSIQVAKMSQAIGQKVKDFALVTSGDILSAIRGMEAGFQSWYAIRHRFKLIRIPVHFQAKYPFPKNYAKERYFKWAVLYACLRSPTLVYTRSYPIVSLLLETDIPILWEQHELLPEKLPEDSLYHRLFASDSLVGLVTLSPLIAKNYIKNGLSTEKVLIAHSGVDISIFQPYRSKSEARKHLSLTGDRKIILYGGHLYEHKGMGTLVETALRMPECRFILVGGWQADIERVKAACRQKNVRNVIVVGHVSQSVLAMYLYAADVLLLPTSKQWQLAQTTSPMKLFEYMAVQRPIVASALPNIMTVLRDRENALLAEPDQPQSFQQAITELLEKPALADEIAKQAFREVDQYTWDSRAEIILRFAEERLEKMNFQPKARRNILFKYLKTITFT encoded by the coding sequence GTGGCAAAAAAAATAAAATCTATCCTGTATGTATCTCTAGGAAATCTACCTTCAAAACTGGCTTCAAGTATTCAAGTTGCAAAGATGTCGCAGGCCATAGGGCAAAAGGTAAAGGATTTCGCACTGGTAACGAGCGGAGACATTCTCTCAGCGATCAGGGGAATGGAAGCTGGCTTTCAGAGTTGGTACGCAATACGCCATAGATTCAAGTTGATACGCATACCTGTACATTTTCAGGCAAAGTATCCCTTTCCTAAAAATTACGCGAAGGAGAGATATTTTAAGTGGGCTGTTTTGTATGCCTGTCTTAGATCTCCAACCCTTGTGTATACTCGCTCCTATCCCATCGTTTCTCTCTTATTGGAGACAGATATTCCGATTCTCTGGGAGCAACATGAGCTCCTTCCAGAGAAACTACCGGAAGATTCTCTCTACCATCGGCTTTTCGCCAGCGATAGTCTAGTGGGGCTAGTTACCCTTTCGCCCCTAATAGCGAAGAACTATATTAAAAACGGGCTGAGCACAGAAAAGGTCTTAATTGCACACAGTGGTGTTGATATCAGCATTTTTCAACCCTATCGTTCCAAAAGCGAGGCTCGTAAACACTTATCTTTAACGGGTGATCGAAAAATCATTCTCTACGGAGGTCATCTTTACGAACACAAAGGAATGGGGACTCTCGTAGAAACTGCTCTACGAATGCCAGAATGCAGGTTCATTTTGGTAGGAGGGTGGCAAGCGGATATAGAAAGAGTAAAAGCCGCTTGTCGTCAAAAAAACGTGCGTAATGTAATTGTTGTCGGACACGTTTCTCAGTCCGTGTTGGCAATGTACCTCTACGCGGCAGATGTTCTGCTGCTACCAACTAGCAAGCAGTGGCAGCTTGCACAAACGACTAGTCCAATGAAGCTGTTTGAGTATATGGCAGTGCAAAGGCCCATTGTTGCTTCCGCATTGCCGAATATCATGACGGTGCTGCGCGACCGCGAAAATGCACTCTTGGCTGAGCCTGATCAGCCACAGTCTTTTCAACAAGCAATCACGGAACTGCTTGAGAAGCCTGCGTTAGCAGATGAGATAGCAAAACAAGCGTTTCGAGAGGTCGATCAATACACCTGGGATAGTCGGGCTGAAATTATCTTGCGATTTGCAGAGGAAAGGCTAGAGAAGATGAATTTTCAGCCGAAGGCCAGAAGAAATATCTTATTCAAGTATCTCAAGACAATCACTTTTACATAG
- a CDS encoding sulfotransferase family protein, translated as MSKPVNSIDDPFFIVYDSRSGSTFLANLLVKFAGAAIPPESNFITGLLSKYPKHTIDHSFDLEKAIEVVYEDSKFRDWNLSQSEIEHYIQKNFPIEVRDFVLQICTLYRNKYYPNSQAFGLKKGVYLDRHKEMKMMFPSSRFIGILRDGRAVFNSKKHSIYSVTGQAFETNARSAAEEWCRIYGLLRKVDQKYPNEVVTIRYEDMIREPGGIVSTLCNFLHIPQLSECSEKQQSYAIPARYGDLHLNVNKEPLVERATAWRKSLSDEEVYVFESCAYRQLLAAGYPVVNTRMRLRSNQIIEKCRSFLSLG; from the coding sequence ATGAGCAAGCCAGTTAATTCAATTGATGATCCTTTTTTTATAGTGTATGACTCTAGATCAGGCTCAACCTTCCTGGCTAATCTCCTTGTTAAATTTGCTGGGGCAGCAATACCGCCAGAGTCCAACTTCATTACGGGCCTGCTCTCTAAATACCCTAAGCACACAATAGATCACAGCTTTGATTTGGAAAAAGCGATAGAAGTTGTCTACGAAGACAGCAAGTTCAGAGACTGGAATTTAAGTCAATCAGAAATAGAACACTACATCCAAAAAAATTTTCCTATAGAGGTTAGAGATTTCGTACTTCAGATCTGTACCCTATATCGGAACAAGTACTATCCCAACTCTCAAGCTTTCGGCTTAAAAAAAGGTGTCTACCTCGATAGGCATAAAGAGATGAAAATGATGTTCCCGAGTTCGAGGTTCATCGGCATACTCAGGGATGGAAGAGCTGTCTTCAATTCCAAAAAGCATAGTATTTACTCGGTAACAGGCCAAGCATTTGAGACAAACGCACGTAGCGCTGCTGAAGAGTGGTGCAGGATATATGGTCTTCTTCGAAAAGTAGACCAAAAGTATCCGAACGAAGTAGTAACGATACGATATGAGGACATGATTCGAGAGCCAGGCGGCATTGTAAGTACGCTGTGTAATTTTCTCCACATACCTCAACTCAGCGAGTGTTCAGAAAAACAGCAAAGCTATGCTATTCCGGCTAGGTATGGCGACCTTCATTTGAATGTCAACAAAGAGCCGTTGGTAGAGAGAGCTACGGCCTGGCGCAAATCTCTGTCTGACGAAGAAGTCTATGTCTTTGAATCATGTGCATACCGCCAGCTACTTGCAGCAGGTTATCCGGTAGTCAACACCAGAATGCGGCTTAGGAGTAACCAAATCATAGAAAAATGCAGGTCTTTCTTAAGTCTTGGATGA
- a CDS encoding glycosyltransferase family 2 protein, whose amino-acid sequence MSVRISAIICTFNRSKYLQKAIQSLIDQTLEKYEYEILVVDNCSVDDTRKVVDDKSRIAGNLHYIYESEIGLSKARNTGWEAAKGEYIAYLDDDAIATPHWLATLLHNFENITPKPACIGGKIDPIWEAERPEWLPDKLLPYLTILDWSSELIIIDENQYIAGANMAFTQQALTLANGFQTKFGRRGKKLLSNEELVLQNQIRKHGLDIYYNPEAVVEHHVVADRLQQNWFVKRTYWQGVSRAFLIVSEQSPSVLQQWKMGVYSLLNLLKSPKRIVKSLLPSRNPRYLQARCSTASNIGYIVGLLTAKGGE is encoded by the coding sequence ATGTCTGTCCGTATCTCTGCCATCATCTGTACGTTCAATCGCTCTAAATATCTTCAGAAAGCAATTCAAAGTCTGATCGATCAGACGCTTGAAAAATATGAGTATGAGATTTTGGTCGTTGATAATTGTTCAGTAGATGATACTCGAAAGGTTGTCGATGATAAATCTAGAATCGCTGGAAACTTACACTATATCTATGAATCCGAAATTGGACTCTCCAAAGCTCGCAATACGGGATGGGAGGCTGCGAAGGGTGAATATATTGCTTATTTGGATGATGATGCGATCGCAACTCCTCACTGGCTCGCAACCCTACTGCACAACTTTGAAAACATAACGCCTAAACCGGCTTGCATCGGTGGAAAAATCGATCCAATTTGGGAAGCTGAGCGACCCGAGTGGCTTCCAGACAAGTTACTGCCTTACCTAACGATATTAGACTGGTCTAGCGAATTGATAATAATTGATGAGAACCAGTATATCGCTGGAGCCAATATGGCCTTTACTCAACAAGCATTAACTCTCGCAAATGGTTTTCAAACTAAATTTGGGCGCAGGGGTAAGAAGTTGCTTTCCAATGAAGAGCTTGTACTCCAAAATCAGATTCGAAAGCACGGTTTAGACATTTATTACAATCCTGAAGCTGTTGTCGAGCACCATGTTGTTGCTGATCGTTTACAGCAAAACTGGTTCGTAAAAAGAACGTACTGGCAAGGCGTATCTCGCGCCTTCTTAATTGTTAGTGAACAATCCCCCTCAGTTTTACAACAGTGGAAGATGGGAGTCTATTCACTGCTAAATTTGCTCAAATCACCTAAGCGGATTGTCAAGTCACTGCTTCCTAGTCGCAATCCTCGCTACCTACAGGCTAGATGTAGTACTGCAAGCAATATTGGATACATTGTGGGACTATTGACCGCAAAGGGTGGTGAATGA
- a CDS encoding ABC transporter ATP-binding protein, with product MTTDLRAGSVVESRKEEVIIRAQNISKKFCRDLKRSLFYGMQDIASEITGLRGERDELRSKEFWALKDVSFELKRGEALGLVGKNGSGKSTLLRIIAGLIKPDTGTIEVNGCVAPLIALGAGFNPILTGRENIYANMSVLGLSRTEIDDRFDEVVEFAEIGDAIDAPVQSYSSGMAARLGFASAIHTEPDIILIDEVLAVGDVKFKTKCYGKLQQLRENQTSFIMVSHSSHSIATVCESALYLRAGKKVTGGDTLSVLNTYEDDLFLGKVENTLGFMQLIEKDAAESMGLDITSLFFRDQDGNVINSPISGELCYLAIECLVRKPLEQVSVNLGIRELSGESRLLVYINSWDDDFYLDMAAGKHEIRVKIPCFGLGLGLYDLRIAIRQDKLSLLDKVESFKFAAKKALSQSSVSLFYQPHSWQVISQQSQ from the coding sequence ATGACAACAGATCTTCGAGCAGGAAGCGTCGTCGAGTCTCGAAAAGAGGAAGTTATTATCCGGGCACAGAATATCTCCAAGAAATTTTGTCGTGACCTGAAGCGATCGCTATTTTATGGCATGCAGGACATTGCCAGTGAGATAACTGGGCTAAGGGGAGAGCGAGATGAGTTACGGTCTAAAGAATTCTGGGCTTTAAAGGACGTCAGCTTTGAACTTAAGAGGGGAGAAGCCCTAGGCCTAGTCGGCAAAAACGGCAGCGGTAAGTCCACGCTGCTGCGAATTATTGCTGGCCTGATCAAGCCAGATACAGGCACGATTGAAGTCAACGGCTGTGTTGCACCTCTGATCGCCTTGGGTGCTGGGTTTAATCCGATCCTGACAGGACGAGAAAACATTTATGCCAATATGTCAGTTCTAGGGCTGTCTCGAACAGAAATTGACGACCGCTTTGATGAGGTCGTCGAATTTGCCGAAATTGGAGACGCTATCGATGCGCCTGTACAAAGCTACAGTTCTGGAATGGCGGCAAGATTAGGATTTGCGAGTGCTATTCACACAGAACCAGACATTATTCTAATTGACGAGGTACTGGCGGTCGGAGACGTCAAGTTCAAGACCAAATGCTACGGAAAGCTACAGCAGCTGCGAGAGAACCAGACTTCTTTCATTATGGTTAGCCACAGCTCTCACTCGATTGCGACCGTGTGTGAATCAGCACTTTACCTTAGAGCAGGGAAAAAGGTGACTGGAGGCGATACGCTTTCGGTCCTCAACACGTACGAGGACGACCTCTTCCTAGGCAAGGTGGAAAATACTTTAGGCTTCATGCAGCTCATAGAGAAAGATGCGGCAGAGAGTATGGGACTAGATATCACCTCACTTTTTTTCAGAGATCAGGACGGCAATGTCATCAACTCTCCTATTAGTGGAGAGTTGTGCTATCTGGCGATCGAATGCCTAGTGAGAAAACCGTTAGAGCAGGTGAGCGTCAATTTGGGCATTAGAGAATTGTCTGGAGAAAGCCGGTTACTGGTCTATATCAATAGCTGGGATGACGATTTTTATCTCGATATGGCCGCAGGGAAGCACGAGATTCGAGTCAAGATTCCGTGCTTTGGCTTGGGTCTCGGGCTATACGATCTGCGGATTGCTATTCGCCAAGACAAGCTTTCTTTGCTTGACAAAGTTGAATCATTCAAATTCGCGGCCAAAAAAGCTCTCAGCCAAAGTTCTGTTAGTCTTTTTTACCAGCCTCACTCCTGGCAAGTGATTAGTCAGCAAAGTCAGTAA
- a CDS encoding DCC1-like thiol-disulfide oxidoreductase family protein, producing MNLNLLLSRSSLGVIAILLVLLAIRNRERVDRIVNNFFTESTHPLNLAIFRITVFLTLIKFVDISSTVWFSQMPEQLQFLPGNLGWLFNYLPIDASTARLTSSLMLVFCFTGAIGLFSRTSAFVTTILGFYVLGIPQLWGKVNHYNHLLWFVAILAVSRCGDFLSVDAIFAAWKRADAGTTQPPQPARLYTLPLRFVWLLMGVIYFFPGFWKVWNSGYRWAWSDNLNFQMYRKWLELDGWVPIFRIDQYPLLNRTSGLWTIAWELSFILLIFLPRWRLPAALMGLFFHNMTNLFMRISFWTLQVCYVSFFNWHKIFNSIGRFFFSQPMYVVYDGNCKLCRRTIASLRRFDILGQITYVNALNGEELQACDLLWIDPEALLEDMHTVVGKQYWRGFSAYRVLSRRIPVFWLILPLLYVWPIPRLGNFIYHKVADSRTCDIAKVPTPDKGTLRETGRSNTKGIIAVGILFLFLNTFYSIKYETAAWPFSCYPTFSWIQKPQEKLLEVIPLDASGEPISLATSERSIKQYLSPPRVDSLVKKLLKTNELAEKERRLQAFWQLLAQNDARLNQAVSVDFYEVRLQLDPERQDENPISQELAYRLKLQR from the coding sequence ATGAACTTAAATTTACTGCTTAGCCGATCCTCACTGGGGGTTATAGCTATTTTGCTAGTGCTCCTAGCAATACGGAATCGGGAGCGAGTTGATCGTATCGTCAACAACTTTTTCACAGAGTCAACCCATCCTCTCAATTTAGCTATCTTTCGCATCACAGTTTTCCTAACGCTCATCAAGTTTGTTGATATTTCTTCGACCGTTTGGTTTAGTCAAATGCCAGAGCAACTGCAGTTTTTGCCTGGCAATTTAGGATGGCTATTCAATTACCTGCCTATCGATGCTTCCACAGCAAGATTAACAAGCAGCTTGATGCTGGTATTTTGCTTTACTGGAGCAATTGGGCTGTTCTCACGAACCTCCGCATTTGTGACAACAATCCTTGGCTTCTACGTTCTGGGTATTCCCCAACTATGGGGAAAGGTTAACCACTACAACCACTTACTATGGTTCGTCGCCATCCTCGCGGTGAGTCGCTGTGGAGATTTTCTATCAGTCGATGCTATTTTTGCAGCCTGGAAACGCGCAGACGCAGGCACAACCCAGCCTCCCCAACCAGCGCGGCTTTATACTCTGCCTCTCCGCTTTGTTTGGTTGCTGATGGGGGTTATTTATTTTTTCCCAGGTTTTTGGAAGGTATGGAACTCTGGCTATCGGTGGGCCTGGAGCGATAATCTCAACTTCCAAATGTACAGAAAGTGGTTAGAGCTAGACGGCTGGGTTCCTATTTTCAGAATTGATCAGTATCCACTGCTGAACAGAACATCAGGACTATGGACGATTGCTTGGGAACTCTCTTTTATCTTGCTTATATTCCTACCTAGGTGGCGACTTCCTGCGGCACTGATGGGTTTGTTTTTCCACAACATGACAAATCTGTTCATGCGTATCTCCTTTTGGACGCTGCAGGTCTGCTACGTTTCTTTTTTCAACTGGCACAAGATCTTCAATAGCATCGGCCGCTTCTTTTTCTCTCAGCCCATGTATGTCGTCTATGACGGTAACTGTAAGCTTTGTCGTCGCACAATTGCTTCGCTGAGAAGGTTCGATATCTTAGGGCAGATCACTTACGTCAATGCACTGAACGGTGAAGAACTTCAGGCGTGTGATCTACTTTGGATCGATCCAGAAGCTCTTTTAGAAGATATGCATACCGTTGTAGGTAAACAGTATTGGCGAGGGTTCTCTGCATATCGGGTTTTGTCTCGTCGTATTCCTGTTTTTTGGTTGATACTGCCGCTGCTGTACGTATGGCCTATTCCTAGACTTGGCAATTTTATTTACCATAAGGTCGCTGATTCGCGCACCTGTGACATCGCTAAAGTGCCTACACCGGATAAAGGTACACTCCGTGAGACAGGCAGAAGCAACACAAAAGGAATAATAGCAGTGGGCATTCTTTTTCTGTTCTTGAACACTTTCTACAGTATTAAGTATGAAACAGCAGCTTGGCCTTTTTCCTGCTATCCTACATTTTCTTGGATACAGAAGCCTCAAGAGAAGCTCCTTGAAGTTATTCCTTTAGATGCTTCAGGAGAGCCTATTTCACTTGCTACTAGTGAAAGATCCATCAAGCAATACTTATCTCCCCCGCGAGTCGATAGCTTAGTTAAGAAGCTTCTGAAAACCAATGAATTGGCTGAGAAGGAAAGACGCCTTCAGGCTTTCTGGCAGCTTTTAGCTCAAAATGATGCTCGTCTAAATCAGGCAGTATCAGTAGATTTTTACGAAGTGAGACTTCAGCTAGATCCAGAACGACAAGACGAAAACCCGATTAGTCAAGAACTAGCCTACCGTCTAAAACTGCAGAGATAG
- a CDS encoding ABC transporter permease has translation MIQARKPQRSTRRALRVVYTPESQLRHPIQLLQAMWRDLLASRELAWQLMVRNIRAQYRQSVLGIVWAIIPAIVTAAIFTFAKSRGIVNIGTTDLPYPAYVVFSTTLWLTFTESLNGPMQVVTQAKQMLTRIHFPREALILSKLGEVFFNFGIKIFLIVGLFIWFQMPVTWNVLIAPVALIHLILLGTAIGMFLAPLGALYQDFSKGITVLTSLWLLLTPVVYPVPQGDILETVVKLNPVTPLLVTTRELATTGVVSEPQRFWIVSAATLIGLLLSWLFYRLAMPFAVERMSS, from the coding sequence TTGATTCAAGCTCGGAAGCCCCAACGCTCGACTCGAAGAGCACTGAGAGTCGTCTACACGCCAGAGAGTCAACTGAGACATCCTATTCAACTGCTGCAGGCAATGTGGCGAGACTTGTTGGCATCGCGAGAGCTTGCCTGGCAGCTGATGGTGCGGAACATTCGCGCTCAGTACCGTCAGTCGGTTTTGGGGATCGTTTGGGCGATCATCCCCGCCATTGTGACCGCAGCAATATTTACGTTTGCGAAAAGTCGTGGAATTGTTAACATTGGCACAACAGATCTGCCCTATCCAGCCTATGTTGTTTTCAGCACAACGCTATGGCTAACATTTACAGAGTCACTGAATGGTCCTATGCAGGTAGTGACGCAGGCAAAGCAAATGTTGACTAGAATCCACTTCCCGCGTGAAGCCCTGATCCTGAGCAAGCTAGGAGAAGTTTTCTTCAATTTTGGCATCAAGATATTTCTGATCGTGGGCTTGTTTATCTGGTTCCAGATGCCGGTGACCTGGAACGTGCTTATAGCCCCAGTGGCGCTGATTCATTTAATTTTACTGGGGACCGCAATTGGCATGTTCCTAGCCCCACTGGGTGCGCTGTATCAAGATTTCTCCAAGGGTATCACCGTTCTCACGAGCCTATGGCTGTTGCTGACACCGGTTGTATACCCTGTCCCTCAAGGAGACATTCTTGAAACCGTTGTGAAGCTCAATCCCGTGACACCGCTTCTGGTCACCACGAGAGAATTGGCGACTACCGGCGTTGTCTCCGAGCCACAGAGATTTTGGATCGTTAGCGCGGCAACGTTAATCGGCTTGCTGCTGTCCTGGCTGTTTTATCGGTTGGCGATGCCGTTTGCTGTAGAAAGAATGAGTTCCTGA